From a region of the Zingiber officinale cultivar Zhangliang chromosome 4B, Zo_v1.1, whole genome shotgun sequence genome:
- the LOC121974647 gene encoding uncharacterized protein LOC121974647, protein MSGVPKRLHEEGGHSTPLKRPHEELVMYSSPSGKANQSVGNEFHLPLDHGHEGRVAKAQRLEAREVDKRSSLLHRMPSASISSLDHPITSENRLDLKRNVKSESWEDKEHRTDKGDCRNDTKFEKDYAAANAHLNWKDSKEHHRSRRSAADGLNSWSGSRSGLQSANELTKDLLISEDRSVETLDRIGDNKIDQKVEEKFRDKDRKTKERDLGEKDKDKNGFQNNMLLGGTSDEHKDLLREEKDMEKWERERKDLQKDKEWNMKDTLKRETLAANEKDTVQSEKEFIDGSVRSFEQDNTTSEPKRGKFDSWKIHEKDMKEKKREVNGDAGERPEQRGKHNDKELDDSFVDGDGATDKEKEAFGNVQQRRRLRTRGTPQTPQREGRPRSKARDNEGSQGKSDASAIVYKAGECMQELMKSWKEFKASQDVQNEKILQDGPTLEIRIPAEYITSTNRQVKGAQLWGTDIYSNDSDLVAVLMHTGYISTSSRPPLGIQELCTTVRVLPSQECYTSTLRNNVRSRAWGAGIDCSFRVERCCIVKKCGGTIDLEPRLTYTSAVEPTIAPISVERTMTTRAAASNALRHQRFVREVTIQYNLCNEPWLKYTINIVADKGLKKPLYTSARLKKGEVLYLETHFNRYELCFNGEKPIPSTSQATDLDHEKLQNHGLHASNGDRNSTERETVIDVFRWSRCKTPLPEKLMRSSGIPLPMEHLEILYDNLDWEDIQWSQTGVWVSGKEYLLARVHFLSPN, encoded by the exons ATGAGTGGTGTTCCAAAGAGATTGCATGAGGAGGGTGGGCATTCTACACCTCTAAAACGACCACATGAAGAACTTGTGATGTATTCATCTCCATCAGGAAAGGCCAACCAATCAGTTGGTAATGAATTTCACCTCCCTCTTGACCATGGACATGAAGGAAGAGTAGCAAAAGCTCAACGCTTAGAAGCCCGTGAAGTTGATAAAAGATCATCTCTGCTGCATCGGATGCCTTCAGCATCTATCAGTTCATTAGACCATCCAATAACATCTGAAAACAGATTAGATTTGAAGAGAAATGTCAAGAGTGAAAGTTGGGAAGACAAAGAACATAGAACTGATAAAGGTGATTGTAGGAATGATACAAAGTTTGAGAAAGATTATGCTGCAGCTAATGCTCATTTGAATTGGAAAGATAGTAAAGAACATCACAGGAGTAGAAGATCTGCAGCTGATGGTTTGAATTCATGGTCTGGATCCCGAAGTGGTTTACAAAGTGCTAATGAACTTACAAAGGATCTGTTAATATCTGAGGATCGCTCTGTTGAAACACTTGATAGAATTGGAGATAACAAAATTGACCAGAAGGTTGAAGAAAAATTCAGAGATAAGGACAGGAAAACAAAGGAAAGAGATCTTGGTGAAAAGGACAAGGATAAAAATGGTTTTCAGAACAATATGCTGCTTGGTGGTACTAGTGATGAACACAAAGATCTGCTGCGAGAAGAGAAAGACATGGAAAAATGGGAAAGGGAGCGGAAAGATTTGCAGAAAGATAAAGAATGGAATATGAAGGATACTTTGAAGAGAGAAACATTGGCTGCAAATGAAAAGGATACTGTGCAATCTGAAAAGGAGTTCATTGATGGTTCTGTTAGAAGCTTTGAGCAGGATAACACTACCTCTGAACCTAAGAGAGGAAAATTTGATAGTTGGAAAATTCATGAGAAGGACATgaaagagaaaaaaagagaagTGAATGGAGATGCTGGGGAGAGACCAGAACAACGTGGTAAGCATAATGACAAGGAATTAGATGATAGTTTCGTAGATGGAGATGGGGCtacagataaagaaaaggaagCTTTTGGTAATGTTCAACAGCGTCGGAGACTACGAACGAGAGGAACTCCTCAAACACCTCAACGTGAAGGTCGTCCTCGATCTAAAGCACGTGATAATGAGGG ATCTCAAG GAAAATCTGATGCATCTGCAATAGTCTATAAAGCTGGTGAGTGTATGCAGGAACTTATGAAATCTTGGAAGGAATTTAAAGCATCTCAGGATGTACAAAATGAGAAGATCTTGCAAGATGGTCCAACTCTGGAAATTCGAATACCTGCAGAATATATAACTTCCACAAATCGACAA GTGAAAGGTGCTCAGCTTTGGGGTACAGATATATACTCAAATGATTCAGATCTAGTAGCTG TTCTCATGCACACTGGTTATATCTCCACGTCATCTCGTCCGCCACTTGGCATTCAAGAGTTATGCACAACAGTTCGAGTTCTACCATCACAAGAAT GTTATACTTCAACTTTACGAAACAATGTCCGTTCACGTGCTTGGGGGGCAGGAATTGATTGTAGTTTTCGAGTTGAGCGTTGTTGTATTGTGAAG AAATGCGGTGGGACAATTGATTTGGAACCTCGCCTTACGTATACATCAGCAGTGGAGCCAACTATAGCTCCAATATCAGTTGAGCGTACAATGACAACAAGAGCTGCAGCTTCG AATGCCTTGCGTCATCAAAGATTTGTTCGAGAAGTTACCATTCAGTACAATCTTTGCAATGAACCATG GCTGAAATACACAATTAATATTGTCGCTGATAAGGGACTCAAGAAGCCTCTTTATACTTCAGCACGTCTAAAGAAAGGAGAAGTTCTATATTTGGAGACGCATTTCAACAG ATATGAACTTTGTTTTAATGGAGAGAAGCCCATTCCATCTACTTCTCAAGCAACCGATTTGGATCATGAGAAACTACAAAACCACGGCTTACACGCTTCAAATGGAGATAGAAATTCGACAGAACGCGAGACTGTCATCGATGTTTTTAGGTGGTCCCGCTGCAAAACACCGTTACCCGAGAAGCTAATGAGGTCATCAGGAATCCCCTTACCCATGGAACATCTAGAG ATATTATATGATAACTTGGACTGGGAAGATATCCAGTGGTCACAAACCGGAGTTTGGGTGTCTGGCAAAGAGTATCTCCTTGCTCGAGTACATTTTCTATCTCCAAATTAA